In the genome of Natronorubrum daqingense, the window CGTTCCTCGAGACGTTCGAGTTCCGTTCGGAAATTTCGACGAGCACGTCGACATCGTCTCGATCACGGACCACACCGGACGTGCCATCGGACGACGGCCCGTTGACGACGATAATCTCCGTCGTATCCGAGGTCCGTTCGGTGAGCGCATCGAGACACGAGAGCAACTGCTCCCGATCGTTGAGCGTCGAGACGACGACCGAGAGCTTCATATACACCCCTAACGGTCATCGGTAGTAAAAACAAGGGGGTTTTGGTATTGCGTCCCAGCAATCGTGTCCGATTTCGGACACCGATCGCAGGTAGGGTGCTATGAATGGTCTCCCGATCAGCGCACGCGCGTATCCCAGTAGGAGACGGACGCGAGATGATCCGTCACCGGAAGTTTGCCAATCGTCTCGTCGACCGTTCTGATCGGCGATGCGAGCCCGTTCGGAATCGACCGATAGAGCCCATACGGCGCGAGGAAATCGTCCTCGACGTCCACGAGCGTTAGTTCGGTTTTTGCGAGTAGGACGCTCACTTCGCTCTTCGAGTACAGTCGCGACCCCATCGGTAACGCCCAGTTGTAGATGCTTCGGGCGCTGAATCGGTTGAACGTATCGAAGACGATCTGGTCGCTCGAGACCCGACGCATCTCCGTGAGAAACGCCTCCGGGTCGTCAGCGAGGTGGAAAAACCGCATCGCGATGACGGTATCGAAGTGATCGTCCGGGAACGGCAGTCGCCCTGCGTCTCCGCGGAGGAACTCGAGCGTCCCCTCGAGTTCGACGTTCTTGGTTTTCTTGCGGCCCTGCTGTAACATTGCCGCCGAGATGTCGAGTCCAACGACGTCTGCCCCCTGTTCTGCGAGCATCACCGTAAACCGCCCGGTACCACAGGCGATCTCGAGGATGTTCCGGTCCTCGACGGGCATGATAGCCTCGAGGACGGCTTCTTTCTCGCGGCGGTCGATCAACTGACCGCCCTGGGAGAAACGCTTGTCGTCGTACTCCTCGGCGACGTCGTCGGCTTGGTACCACTCCTGTCCTTTCACACTGGACGCAACTACAGTAGCCGGAGGATAAAACGATACTGGAGTCTATCGACGAAACACACCGTCAGCCACCCCGAGAGGTGACTCCCGCGTGTCATGATGTGGCCGCATGCGTTGTGAGTGTCCGCCCTCCGAATTCGAGTTACTCACGCTCGTGTCCCGAAAAGTTGCTCGAGATTGCCACGTAGAGTGCTGTGTGCCTGTGTTCGATTACAATCGCGCTGATTTACAAAGACGCGTCGTTCGCATTGCTTGTGTTTATACCTCATTTATACCCCTTATACAAACTTCACTATTCGTATCCACATATAGGGAAGGTTTACCATCAGGGGTTCCGCTGGAATAGACATGAGCATGAGTACAACCGAGGACGGTGCCGCCGCCGGCGAAGAGACCCTCTCTGAGGACGAATACCGCGAGCGTCTTC includes:
- a CDS encoding class I SAM-dependent methyltransferase, whose product is MKGQEWYQADDVAEEYDDKRFSQGGQLIDRREKEAVLEAIMPVEDRNILEIACGTGRFTVMLAEQGADVVGLDISAAMLQQGRKKTKNVELEGTLEFLRGDAGRLPFPDDHFDTVIAMRFFHLADDPEAFLTEMRRVSSDQIVFDTFNRFSARSIYNWALPMGSRLYSKSEVSVLLAKTELTLVDVEDDFLAPYGLYRSIPNGLASPIRTVDETIGKLPVTDHLASVSYWDTRVR